GCTACTATCTTTGCCCTTAACGAGAAGAAGGCAGGCCTCAAGTGGACCCTAGTAGCCATTAACCTCATCCTACTCGCTATCATGGTTTATGTCTTTTGGATGTCATAAATCGCTAAAAAAGAGTTGCCCATTATCTAGTGGCCCCCAAAGTTGGATTCATAGTCCAACTTATTGGGGCCCCTATTACCGGCAACTCTTTTTTCTTATTTGACTAATTACTCTTCTTCTGAACTTGCTTGCAACGCATCATCGGCATCTTGCTGGTCATTTAAGACACTTAAGCCCATAATCAGGGTGTCTTGAAAGTGCCCTTGGGCATATTGTCCTCCAGGAATACCTCCCAGCTCTTCAAAATGAAATTTCTCATAGAGCTTGATGGCTCTAACATTATTCACATTCACTTCCAGTCGGATATAGCGCAAAATCGGACTTTCCTTGGCCCAGCCCAACATATCTTCCATTAAGACATGGCTCAAACCTAGACTCCAAAAGCGTCTGAGAATAGAAATTCCTAATTCTCCCACATGCTCTTCCTTGGAGCCTTCTGGGGCACCGATAGAAGCTACCCCGATAATCTCATCATCTAAGAGAGCAATCAGGACACGGTTATTCAAGCTTTCCTGAATACTTTTTAAATACCTTTGCTCTTGTTCCTGGTTGATGCCCAGGCCCTGGGAAGTGAAACTGATAAAATCAGACTCGCCGCCCACTTTCTTGTAGAAGTCTAAGAGGGCCTTGGCGTGTTTTTGCTCTGCATCGACTAAGGTAATTTGTATTTCTTCACGTTTCATGCTTATTCTGCCAAACTTTCTAATAATTCTGCTGCTAATTCCTGTCCGCGCCCACCATTATATGCTAAGCTAATCCGACGCTCGGTAGCCGATTCCTTATGAATAGTCAGCCACAGGTAAGGCGTTTCTAAGTCTTCCTTAATGAACTGGGGCCATTCAATCACAGTGACACCATCGCCCTCTAGGTATTCTTCAATCCCCAAACCTTCAGCTCCCGTTTCCTCTAAACGGTAGGCATCCATGTGGTAGAGGGGCAGACGTCCCATTTGGTATTCCCGCATAATGGTAAAAGTTGGACTCTTAATCGCCTTATTAATCCCTAAAGCATGGGCAAAATAGCCCGTAAAGGTCGTCTTACCTGCCCCTAGGTCTCCTTCTAGGCAGATAACGTCCCCTGCTTGAACCAAGTCGGCTAATTTTTGGGCGGTTTTTTCGGTATCCTTTTCGTTATGCCATTTGATCTCTGACATGCTTTCACCTCAATACTCTCTTGTCTCTTTTTTATAGACTCCCTTCCATTTTAGCATGGTAAACAAAAGCTGCCTAGTTTTTCATCGCTTATGGGCCAATCTTATTCACGGCAGTCAGCTCCCCAGCATATTGTAAGCTTAATCCTTATAGTTTTTGCTATAATAGGCGTAAACTAAGTAAAAAGAAGGGATTATCATGAAAGAAGAAGTGCAAGCACAAGCACGAAAGCTGATTGAAGAACTCATCGATAAGGCTAAGCTAAAGTCCGGAATGACCGTAGTGGTTGGCTGCTCCACTAGCGAAATTATGGGGGAAAGAATTGGGACGGATTCACAACCCGAGATTGGAAAAGCGGTCTTTGACGCCATCCACCAAAGTCTAGACCAAGCCGGAATTTACCTCGCCACCCAATGCTGTGAGCACCTTAACCGGGCCATTGTCACTGAACGAGAGGCCCGTCCCTTTGCTCCAATAATAAATGTAGTTCCCCAACCCAAGGCGGGCGGGTCATTTTCCACCGCTGCCTACCAGACCTTCCAAGATCCAATCGTTATTGAAGAGATTCAAGCCGATGCAGGGATTGATATTGGGAACACCTTAATCGGCATGCACCTCAAACCGGTAGCTGTTCCCCTGCGCCTAGAAAATCACCGGATCGGTTCCGCCTGGGTCAACGCTGCCCGTACCCGTCCGAAGTTCATTGGCGGCGAACGTGCCCGCTACAATGATCAATTAAAATAATTATTCCATAATAAAAACACTTGCCCGATTTCCAACTCTAGCCCCAGACTGGCTAGACCATCATGGATTATCGGCAAGTGTTTTTTACTTATCTCTATTAATCATCTTTATGCCGGTTAGTTAAAAACCGGGTCATCCGTCTGAAAAAATTAGGTGAAGACGGGGTGATGCGCATGACGCTTTCGTTCCGCCGACTTTCAGCTTCTTGCATCATTTGTTCTTGGGAATTAATGGCCTTATCGCCGGATTTAACATGGCGATAGACTCCATCACTACCTAGTTCTCTGGCTTTTTGATTATCGGCTAATTCGACTTCTAAGAAGTGAATGATTTGGGCTTCAATATCTTGATCAATAATAGGAAATTCAATTTCCACCCGGCGGATCATATTTCTGGTCATCATATCCGCAGAAGATAGGAAGACATGTTTCTGACCATTGCGGTAGAAGTAATAGATCCGGCTGTGTTCTAAGAAACGGCCCACGATCGAGCGGACCCGAATATTTTCCGATAAGCCTTCGACTTGGGGACGTAAACAACAGATTCCCCGGATAATCAAATCAATTTGCACCCCAGCCTGGCTAGCCTCATAGAGCTTTTTGATTAGGGGTTTATCGGTTAGTGAGTTCATCTTAGCAATAATACGTCCATTACCGTATTTCTTCTGATTTTCAATCTCTTCATCGATATAATCAGTCAGAGAATCCCGAATGGCAAAAGGCGAAACATGGAGGGCCTCATAATCAGGCACTTCACTATAGCCGCTCAGGAAGTTAAAGAACTTGGACCCATCGCTAGTTAAGGCTTCATTAGTCGATAAGATCCCCATATCCGTGTATTGTTTAGCCGTTTTGTCATTGTAGTTCCCGGTTCCTAGGTGGATATAACGTTGGATTTTTCCAGCTTCCCGTCTCACCACCAGGGTAATTTTACTGTGGGTTTTGAGTTCACTTAAACCATAAAGGACATGGCAGCCGGCATCTTCGAGTTCTCTAGCCCAGTGGACATTATTCTCTTCGTCAAAGCGAGCTTTCAGTTCCACCAAGACGGTGACTTCCTTGCCATTTTCCGCTGCCTTCTTCAAGGACTTAACGATCGGCGAATGCTTGGATACCCGGTAGAGGGTCATCTTGATAGCGACTGTTTTCGGGTCCGAAGCCGCATGGTCGACAAAGGACAAGATCGGTTTGAAGGAGTCGTAAGGATGGTGGAAGAATAAGTCTCCCTTTTTAACAAGTTGGTAGAGGTTTTCGCCGTGGTAGTTGGGATATTCTACCGGTTCAAAATCGGGATACTTCCATTCGGGGTGGTCTTCACTAATATCATCAACCAGGTCAAATAAGAAGGTCAGATCAAGGGGACCGTTAATAGGATAAAGGCCTTCTTCTGGCACCTTCAAATAGGGTTGGACGGTCGCTAAGAAATCTTCATTATTGTGGTCATTCGAACTCTCCCAGCGGGTATCCCATTCAATCCGAACGGTTTTCCCGTGTAGGCGGTTTTTAACATGGTCTTCCATCACATCCAAGAGGTCCATAACATCATCTTCATTTAATTCAAAGTCAGCGTTCCGGGCAATCCGAAATGGAATCCGACGTTTAATGGTGTAACCCTTGAAGAGTGCATTTAGTCCATGGATGACGACATCTTCTACTAAAACATAGGCCTTCCCCTCACCATCATCTAAAGTGAGATAACGCTTGAGTAGGGTCGGAATAGGAACAACAGCAATATAGGAATTCTGATCCTTCTCTAATTCCACTAAAATATTCAAGGCATGGTTTTTCAAGTGTGGGAAAGGTCGGTAGGCATCAATACCAATAGCCGTTAAGGTGGGCAAAATCAGTTCTTCAAACTGCTCTTTTACTTGTGCTTTTTGAACTTCATTGAGATCAGCTACTGATTTAAGGTGGTAACCCTTTTCATCCAACAATTCTACCATGTCGTGGTAGCGGGCATATTGGGCTTCCACATTTCGCGTATTACGGTCATGAATACCTTGCATTAACTGCTTAGGTGACATTTGGGTTTTGTTTTCAGCCACTTGAACGCCATCAAGGTATTGATTATAAACCCCTGCAAAACGAACCATAATAAACTCATCTAAGTTAGAGCTGACAATCCCTAAAAAATTTAATTGTTCTAACAAGGGATTGTTGGGATCACTGGCTTCTTCAACGCAACGATAGTTAAAATCTAACCAACTCAGCTCCCGATTATAATAATAATGAGCAGCTGAGTTTTCAGCCTGCAAGGATTGGGTATTTTTTTGATTATTGCTAGTGGTTGACATACTGCACTCTCCTCCATTTTAATGCACAAGTAATACGACAATGTCGATAAAAACAGTTAGAAATTATGTGTCAAATCGATGATTAGACGCCAGTAAGAAGGTTAGCCAGCCAGGATTAGTCTATTCAATTAAAATTAACTTTTAACACTTACTCATCAAGACTATCCAGGGGAATAAACTCTAAACTTAAGCTTCCATCCAAGGCCCGGCTGAGATGTTTCTTATGGCGGTTGGCCCGGTATTTTTCGGTAATTATAGGCTCTGTGTGATAGATTTTCAACAAGTAATTGTTATCTTCATCACGTTCTAAGCGTAATTTTTTGACTGGATCAGTTTTGGAGTAATTTAAGGCTTGGGCAAAGCGAATCATTCCGCCCACTTTCATTAAGTGGTCTTCTTCTTCCTCACTAAACCAATCCTTAAAATTAGTCATATAAAGTTGGAAGAGCGACCGGTTCTTATAGGAAGACAAGAGCGCTAAACGTACCCGGTCCAAATGAGAAAAGCCGAGGAGATTAGTGTTAGAGAGCAGGTAGAAGGTGTGTTGGGAATCGGCCTCCCGACTGACAAAACTAGCAAAGCGATAGAGGTAGGCCGCAAATTCGATCATTTCTCTTTCTTCATCATCAAAAGTAAATTGATCCAAATCACACATTTGTTGGTAAAGACTCAAACAAAGATCAACGTGTTGCTGGGTCCCCGCTGAGTTAAAGGGCAGGTCATGGGCAATTTTTCTGGTGGAACGCAGGCGGATAAGCTGGGTATCAATCGGGGTATTATAATTCTTATTAATATCCTCTAAGATAATCCCTTCCCGCAAACCTTGGGTAGAAACTGTGAAATTTTTCGCCTTCGACAATTTGAAGAGTTCAATAAAGGCAATCAAAGCTGGTACGATCAAATCCGTCCGCTCAGTACTCAAACCTTCAATATCATCCAAATCCTTAGGCTTGGTGTCTAAAACCATATCCAAGGTTTCTTCTAAATCATCTAAAGTCATCTGATAACCATGGAGCCCCGCAATCGGATAATTATGCATACGCTGATGCATTTCGGCCACATTACGTACTGAGCCTCCAATCCCAATTAAAGGCAACTTAGCCTTCTTGATCCAGGGTTCTTGCTTAAATTGACTGCGGATATAATCCCTCGCCGCTTCAATAGCTTCTTCATCATTATGGTCCTTATTCTTAAAAAAGCGTTCACGAATATAGACCACACCGAAGGGAAAGCTATGAAAGGTATCCATGGCCTTGTCTTGGTACTTGGTTACCTCACAAGATCCCCCACCGATATCAATGGTAAGCGCATCAGGAATAGTAATGGCATGCATGACGGCATACTGGCCAAAGCGAGCTTCTTCTTCCTCAGAAATAATCCCAATAGTGATGCCGGTTTTTTCTTTGACACGGTCGATAATTTCTTCTTGGTTAGCCGATTGCCGGACGGCTGCCGTAGCCAGGGCTTTAATTTCATCCACTTTAAAGTTTTTGATAATGGTCGCAAAGTCATCTAAGGCAGTAATTAAGCGTTGAATACCCGTATCACTCATATATTTTTTATCATCTTTTTCAATGAGGTATTGGCTCAATTGTGACGGCACTTTGACGTTTTGAAGTTCTTCAAAATTATACCAGTCATCAATCCCGTAGATAACCAGACGGATGGTGTTTGACCCAATATCAATAATCGCTTTTCGCTCTTGAAACATGACATAGTCCTTCCTATTATAAAAATGCCAAGGACTCTCCTTGAAATTCAATTTTATTATAACGAATCACAGCCCCTGGCTCAATTATTTACCTTCTTAAAGTACAATTTGAGTTACTTAGAAAACTTAAATGGCCTTAATCATATGATAATGCGGATGTCCCCCAATAATCAATTCCGAAATGGTTTCAAAGCCTAGGCGTTGGTAAAGCGTCAGGGCGCGTTGGTTATGGAAGTCCACATTTAAGGAAAGCTTGTGGTAATTTTTTTCACGGCCGACTTGGCCTAGATGGGCGATTAATCGACGGGCATAGCCCTTGCCCTCTTCTCCCTGCTTGGTCGCTAAGGAATCCAGGTAGAATTCATCCACTAAGGCTTCTGTTTCAGCATAGCTTCTGGGGATTTGATCAAGGGAGTAGCCCATTTCCAGCATGGTGGTTTCCAGGGGGCTCTCAATAATAGGATCCAAGACGCCTGGATAAGCATAAGCTACAGCGACTAATTGGTCGGCTTCAAAGACCCCATAGCCGTGAGCGTATCCGTAACGGTAATAGGGTTTCTTCATGGCTTGAGCGATAATTTTGCCACTAGTCTCCCAACCATATTCATTAATTAAAGGTTCATCTAAGTGCTCTAAAATCACCTTAATCACCTGGTAGCTGGCCTGGGTATCCGATACTTTTAACTGTCTAATTTCCATAAATAATTTTCCCCTTTATCCAAATTTTTGTCCTCTTGCTTTAGTATAGACAAGCCTGGCCGAGTCTGCAAATCTCCTTATCTGAATTGAATGATCTGAAAAAATGCTCCCTATAAAGTAAAAAAATCCAAGGCTTGTAAAAACAACACTTGGATTTTTCATCAGTCTTTAATGAACATTGATCGTATAGTTTTCCTGAATGGTAGGATCCATATTTAATATTTCTTTAATGGTCCTTTCGGTATTTTGCTTGGCAGCTTCCAATAGGCCCTTGTCTTTGGCTTCTTCTTCCGAGGCTTTCTTTTGTTCATTGGTGAAATTAGCATAGTCATCTACTGTCATTTTATTGAAGATCGAGGCTTCTTCATCAAAGACCTTGACCGAATCGCTATCGATATCATGAGAGAGAATCTTCACCTCAGGCAATGTGACATCAATAGTTTGGTCTTGAACCTTGACATCAATAGCGCTGAGATCGATTCCGACATGGATCACCCCGTCATAGGAAACAATAAATTTTTTCGTGGTAAAAGGTAGCTTCCAGTTATAGAATTTTCTTTGATTTTCAAAGGATGCCGTATTGGTGTAGAAATATTTGGTTGTGGTTAACTCCTTAGCTTGTTCTAGGCGGTTACCCACTAATTCCGAAGTAATTTCTGTTTGGCTATCCTGCTTACCGAGATAGTGACCGCCAATAAAGGCAGCGGCTAATAGTCCTAAGATGATCACTAGGACCCCTAAAAATTTCTTAAATCGTCGCATAGTTTTCCTCTTTTCTGATAATCATTATAGCAAAAAGTCAGCCAATAGCACTTTTTTAAGCTTCCTTAACCCTATAGTTATAAAAAGCCCTTACCTTGGGGCAAGGGCTCATATTTATCGTGATCTCTTCTTAGTCTTAGTTTTCGTTTAAGCCTGCTTGTAAGGCAGTAACGATAGCTAACTTGTAGGCATCTTCTTCGTTACAGCCGCGTGATAAGTCATTTACTGGTTTAGCCATTCCTTGTAGGATAGGTCCAATCGCTTCAAAGCCACCGAGGCGTTGAGCAATCTTGTAGCCAATATTCCCGGATTGAATTTCTGGGAAAATAAGCACTTTAGCATGACCAGCTACTTTTGAACCAGGGGCTTTCTTTTCCCCAACAGCTGGAACCAGAGCCGCGTCAAATTGTAATTCACCGTCAACGTTAAAGTCTTCCGGTGCATTTTCTTGAGCAATCTTCGTAGCTTGGGCAGCTTTTTCTTGTTCTGGAGAAGAAGCTGAACCTTTAGTTGAGAATGACAAGAAGGCAATATCCGGTTCCACATCAAATAATTTAGCGGTTTCCCCTGTCACTAGTCCAATTTCCGCTAAGGTTTCAGCGTCTGGACTAATGGTGATGGCACAGTCCCCCATCATGTATTTTTCTTCACTGCCATCTTCTTTTGGACGGGTCAATAGGAAAGCACCAGAGACGTTTTTTACCCCGGCCTTAGTCTTGATGATTTGTAAAGCAGGACGTACGGTATCACCAGTTGCATGGGCAGCCCCTGAAACTAAACCGTCACTTTTACCCATGTAAACTAACATGGTACCAAAGTAGTTGACGTCTTTAAGCATTTCACGTGCTTGTTCTTCAGTGGCCTTGCCTTTACGACGTTCAACAAAAGCTTGGACCATTTCTTCATAAGCATCATAGTTATCAGGATCTACGATTTCAATTCCAGATAAATCAATGCCGCGGTCTTTAGCTTGAGAATGAATTTCATCAGGGTTACCCACTAAAATAGGAACTAAGAGGTCATCAGCTTTTAAGCGAGCTGCAGCCCCTTGAATCCGTTCATCAGTAGCTTCTGGAAAAACGATACGTGTTTGTTTCCCTTTAATTTTTGCTTTTAATTCATCAAATAAAGCCATTTCTCTACCTCCATAAATTATTAGATTCTAATTTTAGTTTACCATAAAATGAGCGTTTCTAATAATCATATGCAAACAGTACAAAGAAAAGAGCGCCTCTTAGTCTAGGCCGTCCTTTAAGACTAGGCCAGCACTAAGGCGCTCCCTTCTCTTATTTCTAGATTATTGCCAGAAATCCAATTTTTGTGGATCAAGACCAATATCCTTGGCTCTAAAGACTGGATTTTTACCCGCCTTTCTTTGCTTATGGTAATCATTTAAAGCCGCTATAGCCTGCTTACTTAAAAGTAAAATGGCCGGTAAGTTAATTAAAGCCATCAGGGCCATTAGAATATCTGCAGTCATCCAGGCCAAAGACGATTCTTGTAAAGCTCCTAAGAAGACCACCAGAATGAAAAAAATTCTAAAGAGACGCATGATCCCAGGTCTTGGCGTGCCTTTAAAGATATAAGCAATATTATTATCCACGTAATATAAGTTCCCAATTAGAGTTGTAAAGCCAAAAAGCATGAGTGACACCGTAATAAAGATGTTTCCAAAGTTTCCAAAGACGGTAGCAAGGGAAGCTTGGACGTAAGCCGCTCCAGATAATTCTTCTGCAGGAGTTATTCCTGAACTTAAACACATGAAGGCGGTTGCTGAACAAATTAACAAGGTATCAATAAAGACCGAAATCATTTGTACCAGCCCTTGTTTAACCGGATGGGACACATGGGCTGAGGCCGCTGCATTAGGGGCTGAACCGATCCCTGCCTCATTAGAAAAGAGACCACGTTTGATTCCATACATCATACTAGACCCAGCAATCCCTGAAAAGATGGCCTTGAAGTTAAAGGCATCCTTAAAAATTAAAGTAAAGATGGTGGGCAGGTAATTCAAGTTAAAGAGGATCATAATCAAAGCGACCCCAACATAAATGGTCCCCATAAAGGGAACTAAAAAACTAGTGAAGGAAATAATCCGTTTGCCTCCACCCAAGATACAATAGCCGGTCACCAAAGCCAAGACCCCACCAACAATTAAAGGCGTCCATTGAGCATGATAGAAGTCATAGACTTGAAAGGAGTCTTGTAAATTATAGGCAGCCAGCATATTGAAACCCACTGCGTAAGTCAAAATTAAAAACACGGAAAAGATAATGCCTAAGCCCCGATTATGGAGGGCCGTTTCAATGTAATGGGAGGGGCCCCCATAAGAATCCCCAGTTGGCGTCTTCTTCTTGTAAATTTGAGCTAGGGTAGATTCAATAAAGGCCGAAGAACCACCAATAATAGCCACTAGCCACATCCAAAAGACCGCCCCATAGCCGCCCAAACAAATCGCTGTTGAGACACCGACAATATTCCCAGTCCCCACCCGTGAAGCCGTTGAAACCATTAAGGCCTGGAATGAGGAAACCGAATCTTCTTTTTCGGGTTTTTCCATAATTACCCCAATTGCTTCCTTAAAGTCTCTAATTTGAACCCCCTTAGTGCGGAAGGTAAAATAAAGACCAATTCCCAAAAGCAAGACAATTAAAATCGGGTAATAAAGGACATTGCTGATTGGTGTCAGAAAATTAATCAGTTGTTCAGTCACTGAAGTCAGCTCCTTTTTATCAATTAAAAGTTTTTACCTTACTAGATTAGCGAAAAGTCCGATAAATAGCAATGGTTTTTTGTAATGATTTTTGACATCGTTTTAAATTTAAATCTCTTCACAAAAAAAGAACCTTGACTTATCAAGGTTCTTTAAAGATAGTCTTTATTACTAATGTCAGCTTAACTGCCACACACTTGGCACTTGCTTAGCAGCTAACTGATTGAATCTTAATCCCGAATTTTTGCTTGTAATTCATGAGCAAGGGCTGCTTTGACCTTAGCAAAGTCTTCATTGACTTCTTCATCTACCAAAGTCGCTTCTGGGTTCAGATAAGTGAGTTGATAAGCTACCGATTTTCGCCCGTCTTGGATATGTTCACCACGGTAAATATCAAAGAGTTTAACATTAACCAGGTAGCTATTCGCTGCGGCTTGAATAGTAGCTACAATTTCAGCATGGCTCACTTCTTCAGCCACAATCATGGCGATATCGCGGCTAATGCTTGGATATTTTGCCAGGGGTTCTTGGATGACCTGGTGTTCAGGCAAGTCATAGATGGCTTGTAAGTTAAACTCAGCCACGAAACTTTGGTTATTGAGGTCATAGTCCTTAGTAATTTGAGGGTGGAGTTGAGCTAAGTAACCAATGGTTAGCCATTCTCCTTGGTCCTCCACTTGTACAAGGGCTGTCCGACCAGGATGGGTATCCGGTAGATCAGTGCTTTGTAGGTAGCGAATTTGCCCGGCTAAATTGTAAGAAGCCAGTAGCGATTCCACTGCCCCCTTCATATCATAAAAGTCAACCGCTTGGGCCTTCCCTTGCCAGCTATCTCCTTCAACATCACCCGTCCATAAGGCTGCTAGATGGCTTTCTTCACGAGGAAGATCATCTTCTAACTCGTCATCATAGAAAACCCGGCCGATTTCATAGATTTGGACGTCCTTCACCTTACGAGCTAGGTTGTATTGGGCAATATCTAATAAACTGGTCAGTAAGTTAGTCCGCATGTAACGGCGTTCGTCACTCATTGGGAAGTCCAAGGCTACGGCTTCATGAGCTTGGGCTTGTAAGACATCAAGTTTCTTCTCACTGGTTAAACTGTAAGAAATCACTTGGTCAAAGCCTAGCGCTTCCATAGTCCGATGGCTTTGACGTTCAAATTTTTGCCAGTCGTTTAATCCAATATTGACGGGTTGGACTGGTGAAATCCGGGAAGGGATCTTATCGTAACCATAGATACGGGCGACTTCTTCCACTAGGTCAGCTGGAATGGAAATATCCCAACGTCGAGTAGGCACGGACACGGTAAATTCATCAGCGTCACCTTTAACTGGAAAACCCAACCGTCTAAAGGATGCTTTGACCTCTTCAAAACTGATTTCCATACCTAGGAGACTGGTAATATAAGCTAAATTAGTCGTTACTTCTTTATTTTTAACGTCAAGGTGAGATACCCAAGCGCGGCCCTTAACTGCTTGTCCGCCAGCCCACTCTTCCATCAATTGGGCCGCATAGGCGCCGGCTTCATCGATAGTGGCGATATTTAAGCCGCGTTCATTTCTCAAACTCGACTCACTTCTAAGGGCTAAGCGTCTAGCTGTGCGGCGGATATGGGAAGAGTTAAACATGGCTGATTCAATCAAAACATTGGTGGTATTGTCATCAATCTCAGTAGACAAGCCCCCCATCACTCCAGCTAGGGCAATTGGCTCTTGGCCATCAGTGATGACTAAGTCATCATCCGTTAAGTCTCTTTCCACACCGTCTAAGGTCACTAATTTTTCCCCGGTTTTAGCTAGTCGAGGAGCAATGGTTTTAGATTGCAACTTATCATAGTCAAAGGCATGAAGGGGTTGGCCGTATTCCAATAAGACATAGTTGGTCGCGTCAACCACATTATTAATCGGACGGATACCTTCTTTCATCAGGCGGATTTGTACATCAATCGGGCTGGCTTGAATTTTAACATCCTTAACCAAATGAGCAGTGTAGTGAGGGAAGAGATCACTATCAGAAATTTCAACAGTGACCTCACCACTTAAATCACTTCCCGCTTCAAAGGCTTGGTCATCATAAGTGTTGATGTCAATAGGACGGTCATAGATGGCACTTAATTCATAAGCGACCCCCCGCATGGATAGGGCATCGGCCCGGTTAGGAGTGATATCGAGGTCTAAGACCGTATCTTCTAAGTGTAAGTAGTCTTTAATATCTTGGCCTACGGGAGCGTCTTCCGGTAAGATCATAATCCCATTAGCAAATTCTTTAGGAATCACATTTTCGCTAAAGCCAAGCTCTTGTAAAGAACAGAGCATCCCATTGGACTCTTGTCCGCGCAATTTTCCCTTCTTAATCTTTTGGTTGCCAGAAACGCGGGCCCCATGTAAAGCAACAATAACCTTTTGACCCGCAGCCACATTAGGGGCGCCACAGACAATTTGTAAGGGCTCTTCTTGGCCGACATCCACTTGGCAAACATGCAAGCTGTCCGCATTCGGATGTTTTTCCACAGATAAGGTCTTTCCAACTACAATTTTCTTCAAGCCGGAAAAGTCTTGGTTCAAGCCATCGACTTCCAGTCCGGTCCGTGATAAGTCTTCTGCTAAAGCTTCATCTTGAATATCTTCAATATCTACAAATTCATTTAACCAATTACGTGATGCTAACATGTCAGTCATTACCCTCTTTCTTGAAATTGATGAATAAAGCGGAGATCATTTTGGTAGAAATGACGGATATCTTCAATACCGTATTTCAACATGGCTACCCGGTCTGGTCCCAGGCCAAAGGCAAAGCCACTGTATTCTTCACTATCAATCCCTGACATTTCTAAGACATTAGGATGGACCATACCCCCACCGAGAATTTCAATCCAGCCAGTTTTCTTACAGATGTTGCAGCCTTGGCCACCACACTTGAAACAAGAGATGTCAATTTCAACAGATGGTTCAGTAAATGGGAAGTAGGATGGACGTAGACGCACTTGGCGGTCGCCTCCAAAGAGATGGCGGGCAAAGAGTTCTAGTGTCCCCTTCAAGTCTGAGAGGCCGATATTTTTATCAACGACTAGCCCCTCAATTTGGTGGAATTGGTGGGAGTGGGTCGCGTCATCGGAGTCCCGGCGGTAAACCTTACCTGGACTAATCATTTGCAAAGGCCCTTTGGAAAAATCATGTTGATCCATGGCATGGGCTTGAACTGGCGAAGTGTGGGTCCGTAAAAGTACCTTATTTTCTTCAATATAGAAGGTATCTTGCATATCCCGAGCCGGATGGTCTTCGGGTAAATTCATCCGTTTAAAGTTGTAATAGTCCGATTCGATTTCTGGCCCTTCGACAATGATATAACCAAGGTCTAAGAAGAGGTCTTCAATTTCTTCCATGACTTGACTAATCACATGTTGACTACCTAATTTTTGTTGCTTACCAGGCAGGGTCACGTCAATGGTTTCCGCCATTAATTTTTGGTTAAGGGCTTCTTCTTCTAAAACAGCTTGTTTTTGGTCGAGTTCTTTAGCCACTTTATTTTTTAATTCATTGGCATAGGCCCCTACTTTAGGGCGTTCACTAGGGTCAATATCCTTCATGTGCCGCAAAGCTTCGGTGATTGGCCCCTTTTTCCCTAGGTACTTCACGCGAATAGCTTGCACATCATCAAGGCTAGAAATGCTTTGAATTTCTTCAGCGATTTGCCCTTCAATTGCTTGTAAATTGCTAATTATATCCATGCTTAAACTCCTTTTTATAACGATTAT
The nucleotide sequence above comes from Aerococcus urinae. Encoded proteins:
- a CDS encoding alanine/glycine:cation symporter family protein, producing the protein MTEQLINFLTPISNVLYYPILIVLLLGIGLYFTFRTKGVQIRDFKEAIGVIMEKPEKEDSVSSFQALMVSTASRVGTGNIVGVSTAICLGGYGAVFWMWLVAIIGGSSAFIESTLAQIYKKKTPTGDSYGGPSHYIETALHNRGLGIIFSVFLILTYAVGFNMLAAYNLQDSFQVYDFYHAQWTPLIVGGVLALVTGYCILGGGKRIISFTSFLVPFMGTIYVGVALIMILFNLNYLPTIFTLIFKDAFNFKAIFSGIAGSSMMYGIKRGLFSNEAGIGSAPNAAASAHVSHPVKQGLVQMISVFIDTLLICSATAFMCLSSGITPAEELSGAAYVQASLATVFGNFGNIFITVSLMLFGFTTLIGNLYYVDNNIAYIFKGTPRPGIMRLFRIFFILVVFLGALQESSLAWMTADILMALMALINLPAILLLSKQAIAALNDYHKQRKAGKNPVFRAKDIGLDPQKLDFWQ
- the pta gene encoding phosphate acetyltransferase, with the translated sequence MALFDELKAKIKGKQTRIVFPEATDERIQGAAARLKADDLLVPILVGNPDEIHSQAKDRGIDLSGIEIVDPDNYDAYEEMVQAFVERRKGKATEEQAREMLKDVNYFGTMLVYMGKSDGLVSGAAHATGDTVRPALQIIKTKAGVKNVSGAFLLTRPKEDGSEEKYMMGDCAITISPDAETLAEIGLVTGETAKLFDVEPDIAFLSFSTKGSASSPEQEKAAQATKIAQENAPEDFNVDGELQFDAALVPAVGEKKAPGSKVAGHAKVLIFPEIQSGNIGYKIAQRLGGFEAIGPILQGMAKPVNDLSRGCNEEDAYKLAIVTALQAGLNEN
- a CDS encoding DUF4230 domain-containing protein, whose product is MRRFKKFLGVLVIILGLLAAAFIGGHYLGKQDSQTEITSELVGNRLEQAKELTTTKYFYTNTASFENQRKFYNWKLPFTTKKFIVSYDGVIHVGIDLSAIDVKVQDQTIDVTLPEVKILSHDIDSDSVKVFDEEASIFNKMTVDDYANFTNEQKKASEEEAKDKGLLEAAKQNTERTIKEILNMDPTIQENYTINVH
- a CDS encoding GNAT family N-acetyltransferase, which translates into the protein MEIRQLKVSDTQASYQVIKVILEHLDEPLINEYGWETSGKIIAQAMKKPYYRYGYAHGYGVFEADQLVAVAYAYPGVLDPIIESPLETTMLEMGYSLDQIPRSYAETEALVDEFYLDSLATKQGEEGKGYARRLIAHLGQVGREKNYHKLSLNVDFHNQRALTLYQRLGFETISELIIGGHPHYHMIKAI